From the Phragmitibacter flavus genome, the window AGATTTTCCCCAATGAGCCAGAGGATGTTGGGCCGGCGCACGCTGTCGCTGTTGCTGTCTCTGTTGCTGTCGCGGTCAGCAGCAGTTGAGGCCAAGGGCAGCATCACGCTGAATCCGAGCGATAAAATGAATCGTCTGTTCATGGTGTCATTAACGGATGTTTTTCAGTTCTTCCTCCAACGGATTGCGGAGTTCGGCCAGCCTGGCCTGCTGCGCAGTGTCATGGGTGAGATTTTGATCAAGCTTCTGCTACTTTTGCAACTTGATTTCGAGTCTAGCACACACGCCTCAACACATGTCGGTGCTCTCTCATTTCGCATGACCAGCCGCTCGGTTAACCAGCCATTCCCCACCGTCGTGTTCGGCTTCAACCCGTTCGCCAGCAACACCAGATCTCCTGCCCAAGTGCCAGCGCCCTTGCCGCTTCCTTAAGTGGGGCCGGGGTCGGTCCGCGTTTTGCAACATTTGGAAGCTTTGTCCTGAAATGAAAAATGGGGCTGGGCGAGAGAAGCCTCAAAATCAAGCCAACCCCAAACCCCCGATATCCCCCCCTTTTAACCCAGTAACCCGGCTTCAAACTACCGCGCTATCCACGGAGGTGAGCTCCAGCACCTGAATGAAGGCGTCCACGCCATCACCTGCCCAGACGCAAGTGCGAGACTTGAACAATCCGACAACGAGCGTAACTTGGAAACATGATCGACCGCATCACCTTCAACGCCAATCAATGTGGCGGACGGCCTTGCATACGAGGCATGCGCATTCGTGTCAAGGATGTGCTCGACTTGCTTGCTGCGGGCGTGTCTGAGAAGGAAATCCTCGAAGATTACCCGTATTTGGAATCTGAAGACATCAGGGCCTCTCTGGAATACGCCGCCAGCGAAATCGACCACCCTGTATTACTCGTCCGTTAGTCCATGTGATTCCTGATCGATGCGCAGTTGCCTCGGCGTTGAGCCGGTTGCTCAGCGCCAGTGGATATGCATCCGATCACGTGGCTGACCTTGGGATGAGGGATGCAGATGACGCATCTGTTTGGGCTTACGCCCTTGAGCACGGCGCGGCAATCATCACCAAAGACGAAGATTTCTCTCTACGTTTGCGCCAGAGCGGCACGGGCCCCGCCATTGTCTGGCTGCGCATTGGCAACACCAGCCGACGGGCACTCCTGAATTGGTTCGAGCCGCTGCTCCCACAGATTATCCAGCTTATTCAGCAAGGCGATCAGCTCATTGAGGTTCGCTAAAAAGCCTCCATCATTTAGCCGATTAAAGCGTTCACCATAGCGGTTAATGAACTCCGGCCTCGATTTTGTGTTCGCCATGGTGTTGTGTTCGCCATGGTGGTTTGGGGACAGCACCACGGAACCATTCTCAAAACAAATGGCGGACAGGGAGGGATTCGAACCCTCGGAACCCTTACGAGTTCACACACTTTCCAGGCGTGCCCGTTCGACCACTCTGGCACCTGTCCTAATTTTCCCGGTTTGACGGGCCGATAAGATGGACCGCCCGGGACGGGTTGCAAGTGTTTTTACGCGGGGCGTCAATGACAACCACAACCGGTGCCACAACTGCCTCCGCTGCTGACGGCGGCGACCGGTGTCGACATGCCCATCAATCCGGCTCCTCCCATGATGACGCGGCGCACGGGTTCGCCGGTTTCGGGGTGTTGGGTCAAGGCTGCGTCTTTCATGCTCTGCTTCCACTCAAACCGACGGCTGATTTCGCCTTCTTGCTGGGGAACGGTCTCGTAAACATAGGTCGCCATTTGGATGTTTTAGCAGATTTTTGTGAGGCTTCAACTCGACTCAACTCAAGCGGTGGGAGAAGGAGCAGACTCAATGACCGTTCCGCTCAGGGTGATCTGCCCTTGCACCAGCAAGGTGTCGCCCACTTTCACGGTGCCTGCGGCCAACACCAGTCCGCCCATGCGGCCTTGAACTTCGGCTTCGATGACCAGTTCATCGCCTGGGGCTGCTGCGCCCAACACCTTGATGGCCCGCATGGCGGTCAGTCGCATGTCCGTCATGGCGGGAATCTCGGGATCGGTCTGCGCCGCCACCCCGGCCACCTGAGCGAGAGCCTCAACCATCAACACCGCCGGCATGATCGGCATCCCGGGAAAATGTCCTGCCAGGAAATGTTCGTCGCCGCGCAACTGATAGACTCCGACTGCCCGTTGGCCGGGATCGAGTTCCTTCAAAAAATCCACAAACCGAAATTCAGGCCCATGGGGCAAAGATTGAAGGGCAGCAGTGAGCGAAGCGTCAGGCATGGACATGGGCATGGGCATGGAAGGATGTGGAGAGAGTCATGGTCCACGTCAAGGAGCAATGAAATGACCAGTGCCCAATGACCAATGTCCAAAGAAATGACCAAGGAACAATGAGCAATGTCCAAGGACCTTCCGGACTGCAAGGAGCGGCGGTCTCCTGCCCGCCGATGGTTTGGGGAAATTGGCTGGGGCAATGACGGCGGCCAGGAGGGCGCCGCTCCTTGATGCACAAAACCAAGAACGAAGAACCAAGAACCAAGAACTAGGAACCTCCCTTCACTTTTCACTTTTCACTTTTCACTTTGCAATTCAAACCCCGTCGTATCCACGGCAAACACACTCGCGGGGATCTTCGCATTCAAACGCTGACTGCGGACATGCGTCGCGAGGCTCGATTTGTCGCGCATCACCAACACCAGGCTCACCAAGGTTCCTTTCTCCACATCCAATGTCATCTCGATCTGGCGGACAAACACGGAGGCTTTGCGGTCCTTCAGGCCCAGATCGAATTTCCAGACGGATGCCGATTGATCTTTGCCGACACGTTCGGCATCTTTGATGTCAAAACGCTCCTCAAAATCAGCGAGGTTGGGCGATTGCATCGACTGCAACATGGCAAATCCCTGTCCGCGACCGGCTTTCTCCTCCTCCAGCAACGCTTCCTTGCTCCACACATTGGCGGTTTTCTTTTTCCCATCCAGCACGGTCACTTGCCCGTCTTGGTTGCGCACCACGGTGGTGATCGGAGGTTCGCCCACCTGCCAGCGAAACAGGCCGGACTTGTCCATCCAGATCTTGCCGCTTTTACGCAAGGGCACCTTCACCGTGCTGAGCAATCGTAGTTGCTCGAACTCCGCCTCCACGGACTCGACCTTCTCGGCCGCCTTCATCCATTGCTGCAAAACGGCGCGGGCCTCTTCCTGCGTCGCGGCTTGAATGGGATTCGTGGGACCAAGACCAATTGCGGTCAGACAGGTGATCGACGCGAGAATGGCAAAAGACGAAAGACGGCGCGGGAAAGGCATTGGTCATTGTGCCTCCGATCCGACCATTCATCAAGGCGCGTCGCACCCACAAAAAAATCGCAGCAGGCCGGAACCTGCTGCGATTGAATGAATACTCGTGGTGCGCCTAACTACGCCTCCTTGTGATCAATACTGACCGGCTTGTAGCCGCCGATCATTTTGAAATACAACATGAGCAACAGGTAGATCACTGCCATGGCGGCAGGAATGAACGAGTCGGCTTTCAGCGTTTTGCGGTCACCTGCAATGCTGGCCTCAACCACGGCGGTTTGTTCCGGGGTCTTGGGCTCGGCAGCAAGGGCTCCTGCGAGCTTCGTGCCGTCCAGTCCGTTCACCGGTTCCAGGAAGAGGAAGGAACTGGCGGTTTCTGCCTTGTATTGCTGGTAGATGGCGGGGTTGTTCGACTCAAGCGCTTCCGCAGCGAAGCGGTCCTTGGCATAACCAAGACCGGCCGAACCAAGGAGACCAGCGGACATCATGCCGCAACCACCCATGACGGACATCGCGATGGCTCCGGAGCGTGGGAAGCGGTCACCCACAACGGCGAGCATCGTTGGCCAGAAGAAGGTCTTGCCGATGGCATAAACCGAAAGGGCAAGAAGCGCACCGATGAAGGTGGTCACTCCGCTGACCATGTTCAGACCGACGACGGCGAAGACCGAGCAAATAAGCAACAGGCCGATGGGGGAGATTTTGAGGTTCTTCTCGATGAAGTGAGCGCAGAATCGCAGGATGAACATCAGCAGGGAGGTGAAGACAAAGAGGATTTTGCCTTGATCAGGAGTGAGGATGTTGCCGGTGATGTTCTGAATCCAGCCATCCGTGCCCAGCTCAACCGCGCCAACCAGAACGTGGGCGATGAACAGGACAAACAGGAGGAAGGAGCCGATGGAGAACTTCGTCATGACGCCGACCACGATCAGCAAAACGCCACCGATGGCAAAGGCAGCGCCGGTAGGCAGGCCGAGCGGCCCTTCGAAAAACAGCACCAGCAAGTAGCAGGCGATGGCCGAACCGAGCAGACCCACGTCTTTCAACATCTCACCCGTGCTGAGGCCTTTGGCGGAAGCTTCCGATTTGGGGAAGGACTGCCCCATGAAGAAGATGCCGTAAATGACGGTGGGAACGAGGAAGAGACCAAGCTGGATTTTCCAGCTCACATTCATGCCTTCGGGGTTGCCGAGGGTCCAGCCGATCAAGCCACCCACCACCATGCCCAAAGGCCAGCTGGCGTGCAGGATGTTCAAATAGTGCGTGCGATTTTTCGGGAACAGGGTGGAGACCAGCGGGTTTGCCACGGCTTCCAAGGTGCCGTTCGCCAGGGCGAACACAAAGGTGCCCCAGTAGAGCAGATTGTAGGCGAGCTGTTGGGACTGCCCCTCGGTAGCACCGAAAGTAATGAAGGCAGAGAGCACGTGAAAGAAGAAGGCCGCAAACACCAGCTTGCCGTAGCCGATCTTGTCCACCACGACCCCGCCGATGATGATGCCGAAGCAGAAGCCGATGAAGCCGGCCCCTCCGATGGCTCCGAGCTGTCCGCCCGTAAAACCGAACTCAGCACCCCAGTTGGCGAGGATGCCTCCTCGAATGCCAAAGCCTACGCCAGCCGCGAGGATGGCCATGAATCCTGCCCAAAGCAGGCGTTTTGCGTTGGGGGCGATACCTTCGTCGCTGCTCATTGTATTTGTATTGATGGTGTTAGTATTTTGAGGTGATAAGGTGCGGGGGTGGGAAGAACCTACCCCGGCGGAAGGCCGTTTTTATCAGAAAGTTCAGCATGAACAAGAAAAAACTGGGGAAACCCCCCATGTCATCGCTGAAGAACCTCTTTATTGGCTGCCATTCAGGCCACTGACGCAAGTCCCTCATTTGTTCCTTTGCAAAAAAACAGGGTGTTCAAATCTGACCGAATACGATAGCCTTTCACTCACGCTCCTATGAACTCGCCACGCTTTGTCCTCACTCCCGCCCTTGCACTGGTCATGCTGGGATGCCTTACGCCAGCGTTGAAAGCCGCCACGTTCACCTGGACCGACACCACCGGCGGCACCAAAAACTGGAACGACGCCACCGCCCCGACCAACGTTTGGGGCCAGCCCGGCACCTTTCCCAATGCGATCGACGACATTGCCAACGTCACCGCCAACATCACCGCCGCCACCCTCATCAACCTCAACGTGCCCATTACCATCGGCACCCTCAACATCGGCGACTCCGGCACCACCAACGCCGCCTACACCATCGCAGCAGGCACTGCGGGCAACCTCATTTTCGACGTCACCGCCGGCAACGCCGCCATTACCCAAAACTCTGCCAGCTTCGGCGACACGATCTCGGCCAACATCACGCTCAACGACAACCTTCTCGTCACCAACAACGGCGCCACCGGAGCCGTGGCCTCCCAACGCAACCTCACCATCAGCGGCAACATCTCCACCGGCATCGGCACCACCGAATTCGCCAAAGCAGGCGGCGGCACCGTCATTCTCAGCGGCACCAACACCTACAACGGCGCCACCCGCATCACCGCCGGTGCCCTTCGGGTCAGTTCCGCTGCCTCCCTCTCCGCCAACAGCAACCTCAACCTCGCGGGCGGCATTCTCGAACTCAACCACACCACTGCTTTCACCCACGGCCTTGGCACCGGTGCAGGGCAGGTCCAGTTCACCGCCACCAACAGCGGCTTCTCCGCCGTCAATGCCACCCGCACCGTCAACATCGGCGGCAACGTCACCCCCGACACCCTCACCTGGGCCAGCGGCGGATTCATCGGCACCGGTCAAAACCTTCAATTTGGCTCCAACACCGCCGACCAGACCGTCATTTTCTCCAACGCCATCGAACTCGCCATCGGCACCTCCACCGCCGCCACGCGCACCGTCAACCTGACTGCCGGACTCAACGCCACCTCCGAAGTGCGCTTCACCAACGTCATCAGCAACACCACCGGAACCACCGGCGGAACCCTCACCTTTCAAGGAGGTGGACACGCTGAACTCACCGCTGCCAACACCTACGACGCCGCCACCCAGGTCAGCGGCAACTCCACCCTGCGGATCACCAACCTGCAAAACGGCGGCACCGCCAGCAGTCTCGGTGCCTCCTCCAACGCGGCCAACAACCTGCGTCTGCATGGCGGTTTCGTTGAATACAACGGTGCCACGACCCCCGGCAGCACCGACCGCAATTTTTCCCTCAACAACGCCGGAGGCGGCATCAGCAACACCTCCGCCACCGCCAACACGGTCACCTGGACCGGCTCCGCCACCATGACGGCCACCGGCAACCGCACCTTCACTCTCGGCGGCAACAACACGGGCAACAACACCTTCAGCGGCGGTGGACTCGCCGACGCCGGTGGCACCACCACGCTCGACAAAACCGGCACCGGCACCTGGATCGTCGGCGGCACCAATACCAACTCCGTCGTGCGGGTTCGTGAAGGCACCCTCGCCGCCACGGGAGGCACCGCCATCTCCGACACCGCCACCGTCAACGTGCTCGGCAACACCGGTGTCAACGCCACCTTTCGACTCGACTCCAGCGAAACCATTGGTGCCCTCGCCGGCAACGGCAATGTCAACGTCCAGGGCAACACCCTTACCATCACCACCAATGCCAACACCGCTTTTAACGGTTCCTTCGCCAGCAGCGCCGGCGGCAAAATCGTCAAAACCGGCACCGGCATCATGGAACTTGGCGGCACCAGCACCGGCGTCGTCAGCACCGAATTCCAGGCCGGCACCGTCATCCTGCGCAATCCCAATGCCCTCGGTGCCACCGGCAGCAACGCTCGCTTCGGCGACGGCACCACCATCCAGTTCGACAACCAGGGATTTCTCTCCAAACGTGCCACCAATGCCGCGCTGGGCAACACTGCCCTAGCCCCTGCCATCGGCCAGGCCGGGACTTTCGTCAGCCTGCGTCCCGACCACGCCTTCACCAACGACGCCGTCATCTTCGGCGAAAACACCGCCTGGCTGACCACTGGCATCATGGTGCAGGCCTCCGCTGCCGGTTCCTGGACTTTCGGAGAACATCACGATGATGCCGTCCGACTCTACATCAACGGCAACACCATTCTCAACAACGGCACCTGGAACAATTTCACCGGCGTCAGCGGCACGGTTTCCAACAACAACGGTGTCAACACCGCCGTCACCACCAACACCACTGTTGGCGTGGGCACCGTCATCCAGTTCCACCTCCAAAACGGCGGTGGCGGTGTCGGACCCGTCAACGCAAACGGCATCAACTGGACCTTCAACCCCACCACCAACCGCTTCGGCATCGGCTACGCCACCACCGACCTCGCCACTGGCGGAGCCCTCAACACCGCCCAGTCCGCCTACACCGGCTTCGAAGAAACCGCCTCGACCGCAGATACCACGCGCTGGAAAGCCTACACCAACGCCGTCATTGCCAACGATTTTGAACTCGCCGGTGCCGTGACCTTCGACACCGAGGGCATGAATGCCGACCGCGTCATCGTCAATGGGGTTGTCAAAAACGGCACTGGCAACGGCGAGACGGGCAGCCTCATCAAAACGGGTGCCAACGCTCTCGAACTCACCAACTCCAACACTTACATCGGCAGCACCCTCATCAACGAAGGCCGGCTGGTCGCTTCCAATACCACCGGCAGCGCCACCGGCTTCGGTCAGGTCCTCGTCGAAGCCGCCGCCGGACTCGCCGGCAATGGTCGTATCGAAACCTCTGCCGGTAACGACATTCACCTTAAGGCCGGCGCTTTTCTCATCGTCGGCGACCCATTCACTGATCTCTCCCCCGACACCCTCACCTTCGCGCTTGGCAGCGGCGGCGAATTCCTCTCCGACGGCATCATTCAAATGCAGATCGGCACCGACGGACTCGGCGCTCCCAACACCAATGCCGACAAGCTCGTCGTCAACGGAGCCGCCCTCCTCACCGGGACCCTTGACGTTTCCACCTTCATCGCCGGTCAGATTTTTGCCGAAGGCGACACCTGGGACATTTTCGACTGGAACGGCACGGTCACCGGCTCCTTCGCCAGCATCGTTCTTCCATCACTCACTGCCTATCCTCTGCTCGCCTGGAACACCAGCGACCTCTACAATGGGGGCTCCATCAGTCTGTCCGCCGTGCCTGAACCCACCCGTGCGTTGCTGCTGATTGCGGCCGTTGCGGCAGCGTTTTTCAATCGACGCCGCAGCCGCTGAGTGATCTCGATTGTGAATACCAAAGTAGAAGGCTCGTCTCGAGCCTTGGCAAAAAAAGACAAGGGCCGGGACGGCCCTTCTACTTTTAATGATCAATCAGTTCACTCATGAATCGCCACCGGCTTGTAACCGCCGCGAGACTTGAAGTAAAAGAACATCACCAGATAGCAAATCAGCATGAACGCGGGCAGGATCGCGATCGCCGTGAACATGCCCCTTTTGCTGGTGGCCTGCGCATCCGTCAGCACCGCCTGATCCTCGGCACCCAGCACCGCCACCTTGTCTTGATTTAGGCTCGGTGCTTCGCCAAAGATGCTGCCCTTCGGCTCGCCCACGATCTTTTCATACAAGGCGGGCTGCTCCTTCGCCAGCTGCTTGTCGAGGATGACGTCCTGCTGATAACCGATCAGCGGACTCCCCAACACGCCCAAAAACAACACCCCCACTGCGGACACTCCGTTCAACGTCAGCGCCCCGCCTTTCGGAAACTGCTCGCTCACCAATCCCAACGTCGTGCTCCATAAGAAAGCCTTGCCAAAGGCATACACCGTGGCGGCAGCAATGATCACATAACCCGTGGCTTTCGACAGGAACAGCAGCCCCAAAATGGCAACAACCGTTCCCACCACCAGAAGCCCAATTGGCGAAAACTTGTGCACGATCGGCCCTGCATAAAAACGCAGCACCGTCATCACCACTGACGTGTAGATGAACACCCAGGTCGCAAAGCTCACCAGTTGCTCACCCGACATCCCGGCAGGACCCGACAACTTCAACAACTCCGGCATCCATCCATCCGTGCCCAGCTCTGTTGTCGCCAGCGGTCCGATCGTGATCAGCACAAAGATGAACAGCCAGTTGCCCAACGATTTGGTGAGAAAACCCACCACCACGGCAACCACACCCGCAATGCCAAACACCAATCCCCAGGACGCCTCCTGATTCATCATCTGCGAAACCGCCGGAACCGTCAGTGCCGTCAGAATAAAAAAGCCCACGGCCCCCACCTCGCGCAGCATGTCCAGATAACTCACCCCCGCCGCCACCCGTTCATTCAATGGGAACACCCGCGGAATAATCAACAACGCATAAATCACCAAGGGCACAAAACACATGCCATACTTGAACTGCCACGTTTGCGACTGGAACATCACCGTCGCCAGCGCGCCCAAGGCCATTCCCGCCGGCCAGCCCGCATGCAGAATATTGAGCCATTTGGCCTTCTCACGATGGAACATCGTCGCCACCACCGGATTCACAAAAGCCTCCACCGTGCCGTTCGCCACCGCGATCAGCAACGTCGCCCAATACAGCGATTCATAACTGTTCGCCCGTAAGGTCAGCAGCAACGAGATGGTATGACAGGTGATCGCAAACAGCGCCACCAGCTTGTAGCCAATTCGATCCACCACCAGACTGAAGAAGATGATGCTCAGCGCAAACGGCCACATCCCCGCTCCGCTGATGTTGCCCTTCTGGGCTTCAGACAAACCAAGGTCTCCCTGGATCTGACCCAGCGTGTTCGCCCTCACCGCAAACACAAAAGAGGTGGCCACCAGCGCAATAAAACACGCCCAAAACAATTTCATGTCCGGCTTTTGCCCGGCGGAATTCTGATTCGCGGTCATAGATACAGATAAGTATAAAAAAGAATGCGTCCCCTCAACGACGTGAGGAGACGCATTCCATCAAAACCGCGCGCCAGGCGCAATGCTTTTTTCGATGCCGGGTCGGCAACAGCCCTGCCAGACTATTTCCTGAACAAACGGAAGATCAACA encodes:
- a CDS encoding DUF433 domain-containing protein; the encoded protein is MIDRITFNANQCGGRPCIRGMRIRVKDVLDLLAAGVSEKEILEDYPYLESEDIRASLEYAASEIDHPVLLVR
- a CDS encoding DUF5615 family PIN-like protein; the protein is MRDADDASVWAYALEHGAAIITKDEDFSLRLRQSGTGPAIVWLRIGNTSRRALLNWFEPLLPQIIQLIQQGDQLIEVR
- a CDS encoding FmdB family zinc ribbon protein, which encodes MATYVYETVPQQEGEISRRFEWKQSMKDAALTQHPETGEPVRRVIMGGAGLMGMSTPVAAVSSGGSCGTGCGCH
- a CDS encoding 3-hydroxyacyl-ACP dehydratase FabZ family protein, which codes for MSMPDASLTAALQSLPHGPEFRFVDFLKELDPGQRAVGVYQLRGDEHFLAGHFPGMPIMPAVLMVEALAQVAGVAAQTDPEIPAMTDMRLTAMRAIKVLGAAAPGDELVIEAEVQGRMGGLVLAAGTVKVGDTLLVQGQITLSGTVIESAPSPTA
- a CDS encoding LolA family protein, giving the protein MPFPRRLSSFAILASITCLTAIGLGPTNPIQAATQEEARAVLQQWMKAAEKVESVEAEFEQLRLLSTVKVPLRKSGKIWMDKSGLFRWQVGEPPITTVVRNQDGQVTVLDGKKKTANVWSKEALLEEEKAGRGQGFAMLQSMQSPNLADFEERFDIKDAERVGKDQSASVWKFDLGLKDRKASVFVRQIEMTLDVEKGTLVSLVLVMRDKSSLATHVRSQRLNAKIPASVFAVDTTGFELQSEK
- a CDS encoding MFS transporter, with translation MSSDEGIAPNAKRLLWAGFMAILAAGVGFGIRGGILANWGAEFGFTGGQLGAIGGAGFIGFCFGIIIGGVVVDKIGYGKLVFAAFFFHVLSAFITFGATEGQSQQLAYNLLYWGTFVFALANGTLEAVANPLVSTLFPKNRTHYLNILHASWPLGMVVGGLIGWTLGNPEGMNVSWKIQLGLFLVPTVIYGIFFMGQSFPKSEASAKGLSTGEMLKDVGLLGSAIACYLLVLFFEGPLGLPTGAAFAIGGVLLIVVGVMTKFSIGSFLLFVLFIAHVLVGAVELGTDGWIQNITGNILTPDQGKILFVFTSLLMFILRFCAHFIEKNLKISPIGLLLICSVFAVVGLNMVSGVTTFIGALLALSVYAIGKTFFWPTMLAVVGDRFPRSGAIAMSVMGGCGMMSAGLLGSAGLGYAKDRFAAEALESNNPAIYQQYKAETASSFLFLEPVNGLDGTKLAGALAAEPKTPEQTAVVEASIAGDRKTLKADSFIPAAMAVIYLLLMLYFKMIGGYKPVSIDHKEA
- a CDS encoding beta strand repeat-containing protein, translated to MNSPRFVLTPALALVMLGCLTPALKAATFTWTDTTGGTKNWNDATAPTNVWGQPGTFPNAIDDIANVTANITAATLINLNVPITIGTLNIGDSGTTNAAYTIAAGTAGNLIFDVTAGNAAITQNSASFGDTISANITLNDNLLVTNNGATGAVASQRNLTISGNISTGIGTTEFAKAGGGTVILSGTNTYNGATRITAGALRVSSAASLSANSNLNLAGGILELNHTTAFTHGLGTGAGQVQFTATNSGFSAVNATRTVNIGGNVTPDTLTWASGGFIGTGQNLQFGSNTADQTVIFSNAIELAIGTSTAATRTVNLTAGLNATSEVRFTNVISNTTGTTGGTLTFQGGGHAELTAANTYDAATQVSGNSTLRITNLQNGGTASSLGASSNAANNLRLHGGFVEYNGATTPGSTDRNFSLNNAGGGISNTSATANTVTWTGSATMTATGNRTFTLGGNNTGNNTFSGGGLADAGGTTTLDKTGTGTWIVGGTNTNSVVRVREGTLAATGGTAISDTATVNVLGNTGVNATFRLDSSETIGALAGNGNVNVQGNTLTITTNANTAFNGSFASSAGGKIVKTGTGIMELGGTSTGVVSTEFQAGTVILRNPNALGATGSNARFGDGTTIQFDNQGFLSKRATNAALGNTALAPAIGQAGTFVSLRPDHAFTNDAVIFGENTAWLTTGIMVQASAAGSWTFGEHHDDAVRLYINGNTILNNGTWNNFTGVSGTVSNNNGVNTAVTTNTTVGVGTVIQFHLQNGGGGVGPVNANGINWTFNPTTNRFGIGYATTDLATGGALNTAQSAYTGFEETASTADTTRWKAYTNAVIANDFELAGAVTFDTEGMNADRVIVNGVVKNGTGNGETGSLIKTGANALELTNSNTYIGSTLINEGRLVASNTTGSATGFGQVLVEAAAGLAGNGRIETSAGNDIHLKAGAFLIVGDPFTDLSPDTLTFALGSGGEFLSDGIIQMQIGTDGLGAPNTNADKLVVNGAALLTGTLDVSTFIAGQIFAEGDTWDIFDWNGTVTGSFASIVLPSLTAYPLLAWNTSDLYNGGSISLSAVPEPTRALLLIAAVAAAFFNRRRSR
- a CDS encoding MFS transporter, whose protein sequence is MTANQNSAGQKPDMKLFWACFIALVATSFVFAVRANTLGQIQGDLGLSEAQKGNISGAGMWPFALSIIFFSLVVDRIGYKLVALFAITCHTISLLLTLRANSYESLYWATLLIAVANGTVEAFVNPVVATMFHREKAKWLNILHAGWPAGMALGALATVMFQSQTWQFKYGMCFVPLVIYALLIIPRVFPLNERVAAGVSYLDMLREVGAVGFFILTALTVPAVSQMMNQEASWGLVFGIAGVVAVVVGFLTKSLGNWLFIFVLITIGPLATTELGTDGWMPELLKLSGPAGMSGEQLVSFATWVFIYTSVVMTVLRFYAGPIVHKFSPIGLLVVGTVVAILGLLFLSKATGYVIIAAATVYAFGKAFLWSTTLGLVSEQFPKGGALTLNGVSAVGVLFLGVLGSPLIGYQQDVILDKQLAKEQPALYEKIVGEPKGSIFGEAPSLNQDKVAVLGAEDQAVLTDAQATSKRGMFTAIAILPAFMLICYLVMFFYFKSRGGYKPVAIHE